A segment of the Geoalkalibacter sp. genome:
GATGCCGTCGAGCTCGGGCATTTTCATATCAAGCAGCAGCAGGGCCACCGCTTCTTCCGCGCTCTCCTCCAACTGCCGCAGCAGGTGCAGGGGGCTGGGAAAAATCTCCACCTCATAGCCCTGGCTGCCCAGCATCTTTTTCAGGTAGCGCAGGATGCCCGTTTCGTCGTCACATATCCAGATCCGCTTGTCCATGCCGCCTCTTCTCGATCCCAAGGATTGCGCGCAGCCTGTTCTATAATGGCGTCGCCCCGGGGTCAAGCCTCTTTGCCGCCGACCTCAACCTAAAGTCAGGCCGACTTGGAAAACCAGCGCCGCGGATTGCATTCGCGAAATGGAAAAGCTAATATTTGGCATCGACACGACCTATCAACTCCCGCTCAGGAATTTCCCCCATGCAAAGCCTCGATTGCCGTCAGCAGAAATGCCCCCATCCCGTCATCGAAACCCGCAAGCTGATCCTGGCGAGCAGCGGTGGGCCCCTGGAAGTGCTGGTGGGGGATGAAACCGCCCGCGACAACGTCACGCGCTTCGCCGAAAGCCAGGGCTACGGCGTCAGCGTCGCCCCCGCCGAAGGGGGCTTCGCCCTGCGCCTGACGCCCGGCGCCAAGCCGGCATCCGACGCGCCCGAACCGGCCGTCACCGGCCGCACCCTGGTCTACATCGCTGCGGATGTCATGGGCAGCGGCAGCGACGAACTGGGACACATCCTGCTGAAGAATTTTCTCTTCACCCTCGCAGAACTCGAATCCCGCCCCGACGCCCTCTTTTTCGTCAATGCCGGCGTGAAACTGGTCTGCAAGAATTCCGAGGTCCGCGAAACCCTGGAAAAACTTGCCTGCGAGGGAGTCGACATCGCGGCCTGCGGCCTGTGCCTGGAATACTTTCACCTCAAGGATCAGGTGGCGGTGGGCCGCGTCACCAACATGCTCGACATCGTCACCTCCCTGAGCCAGGCCGGCCGCATCATCCGCCCCTGAGGCGCCACCTTACTCCCGGATGGGAGCGGCCCCGTCCAGCCGTTTTAGGGGATAGCGCTCGCGCAACTCGGCCATCCACGCATCCATGAGGCGCTCCTGCTGCTCTTTTTCCAGGCGCTCGCGAATCCGTTCCCGCACCTCCTCATAACTCAACTGACGCGGTTCGTTGACCTCCACCAGCCGGATGATGTGAAACCCAAAGCGGGTGCGCACCAGCTCGGAAATCTGTCCCGGTTCCATGGCCAGGATCACCGTTTCGAACTCGGGCACCACTTGGCCCTCGTGAAAGTAGCCGAGATCGCCACCCACGTAACGGGTGCGGTCATCGGAATTGTGGTAGGCCAGATTGTAGAAATCCGCGCCGCCTCGCGCCTGCTCCAGCAACTCAGCCGCCCTCTGTTCGCGCGCCTGGCGCTCCTCGGCGGAGGCCGAGGGATCGACCTTGATCAGGATGTGGCTGGCGCGAAACTGTCGCGGCCGGAAATAACGCGCCTGGTTCTCCTCATAATGGGCCTTTACCTGCGCCTCGTCGACGGCGACCTTGGCATCCACCGCCTGAGTTCGCGCCTTGTCGGCCAGCAGCTTGCGGAACATCAGGGCGCGAAAATCACCAAAGACCTTATCCCCCACCGCCTCGCGCATGGCCTGCTCGGAGGGGTAGCGGCCCAGCAGGGGTTTTACGGCCGCCGCCAGTTCCTCCTCGGAAACCGAGACCCTGTTCTCCCGCGCCCAGTTGACCTGATAAGCCTGAGCGATCAGATCCTCCAGGGCCTGGCGGCGGATTTCCTCGATCTTCTCCGGGGCGATCTTGCCATGAAAACTCACCTGCATGGGCATCTTGCGCTGCACCGTCGCGGCCAGATCAAATTCAGACACCTCAACGTCACCAACCTTGGCGATCAACCCTTCGGCAGCCAGCGCGGCACCGCCGCCCAAGGCCGACAGGAACAAACACAGAATTCCCAGCACCGCAACACGTAAGCGATTTATGTCCATGGCCGTCCATCCCTTTCCTTACGGAACGAATAAATGAAGTTTTAAACAATTCATGAATGCTATATCATCTTTTCGGCGAAATCCAGGGGGAATTTTTTGAAGCGGCCTTTCTTTCTTGAACGGGGCCGCGAACCTAAGCTAGTATGTCGTGCTTTTCGGGAGTAGTTCGTAGTCTGGTGACGCGCCCGGTCTTCAAAACCGGTGAGGGGCGTATCCCGTCCCTGGTGGGTTCGATTCCCATCTGCTCCCGCCAATATAAAAACAAGGGGTTGCGTCGCAAGGCGCACCCCCTTGTTCGTTCGTGCTCGCGCACAATCCAGCCTTTCGGGTCAATCTTGGCCCACCGAACTTTTTTGACTTAGGTCATACCCTTCCCGGCAACACCCTTGTAACCTGAGCCATCATCAACCCATCTCTTCCCCCCCCACGCACAGGAGACGCCAACCATGGGATGCTGTTCCAACAACGGAAGCGGGACCGGTCCTTTTGCCCAGGGACGCGAGCTTGTTGAATTTGTCTATCAGGCGCACGGCGGAGCACTCCGCGTGCAGCGCATTCCCGGCGGCGGGCTGAAGACGGCTTGCCAGGCTTGCGGTGACGGCTTCATCCTGACGACCTTTGTCGGCAAATGCCCCGCCTGCGGCGGCGTCCATGCCGTCTCTCCGCCACGCTGCGGCGACCCGGCCAACATTCAGTATGCCGGCAAGGATTTTCTTCTGCCCGAGGATCGGCTGTCGGCCTGAGTTCGGAGCCACCCCGGGAGCGACTGATCAGAGCCTCAGCCCAGGAGTTCCTTCGGAATATTGCCGCCGTTCTCGGCGAGTTTTTGCAGAACGGTCTTGTGCAGCCACATATTCATCTGCGCCGAATCGCCCATCTTGGCCGCCGGGCAGCCAAGCTCGGTCGCCAGCTCCTTGCGCGCCGCCAGGCTGCTGTCGAGCCCCAGCAGCTTGAGCAGATCGACAATCGAGACCTTCCAGTTGAGCTTTTCGCGGCTTGCGGCAGCCATTCCTTCAAGCTTGGCCATGACATCAACCACCGTGACGGCCGCCGGCGCCGCAGGGGTTGCGGGGGCTGACGGGGCGGCAGACGCAGGCTGGGCCGCGGGAGCGGCTTGGACGACGGGACGAGAGAAACCGAGCTTCTCAAGGATTTTGCCAAACAGGCTCATGTCGGATCCTTTCGTTATTTAAAGAATTTTTTTGCCAGGCCGAGCAGATCGTCGGCAATCGAACCATCCTTGTTGAAATCGAGCAGGGACAAAAGCGAATCGGCGCCGCGCCCGCCGGGTGCGGCACCCATCCGCCCCTGGCTCAAAGCGCCGGACGAAGCGGCCTGCTTGCTCAGTGCACCCATGGCCATGGCGGCGACAATCGGCAGCATTTTTTTCAGGATCCCCGGATCAAGGCCGGTTTTTTCCGAGGCGCGCGTCGCGACCTGGCGACTGACGTCCTTGCTGCCCAGAATATGACCCAGGATGCCGTTGCCGTTCTCGATGGTCTCGGGGCGCTCGATCTCCTGCGGATTATCGACATAGCGTTGGTGGTTGCCGCTTTGCAGGGCCTCCAGCAAAGCATCAAGTCCGCCGGGTGCGGCGGCGTTTTTCCTCCGCCCTTGTGAGAGAGCGGGCAGCAGTTGGGCCATGGCCTGCCTGGCTTGGGCTTCATCGAGCCCGAACTTTCCCGCAACCTGGCGGGGCAGAGCACCACCTTGCGCACCGAGAAGCTGTTCGAGTAGATCCATGACGCGCTCCTTCCGGAAAGAGATCGACCCTCCGATTTCAGGGGCACGACAACGCCAAGATGCGCTGGTTAACCCCGGCAATGCATGCTACTTCGTATATCCCTTTTTCAACCCCTGTCAACGATGGGAATCCGCATTTTCCCAAATACATATCTCCATCCCGCGACGTCCCGAAAAGCGCCTAAATTCATCAAAAAAACGGCGAAGCCTCAACCGTGGCGTCGCCGTTACCTACCAGGGACCTCAGAGTCCGTCGAAGGCTTAATTCAGCAGAAAAACATCCTGGACAAGCCCCGGGTGCGAGACAAAAAGGGTGACCTCATCACCCACCCTGATCGCAGCGGGGCTCGATGGCAGCATCTGGAAACTGCCTTCGACCACCTGCAGGCGATAGACATTGCTCCAAGGCGTAAAGAGCGCCGGGTGCTCAGCACCTTCGTTGTCTCTTACCGTCAGACCAGCGGTGGAAATCGCCGTAACTACGCCCTGAATGCGATTTTGCCCGGCATCGGCACGCACGACCACCAGCGCCGTTTTCAGGACACCTAAGGTTGGATCCAGAATGCCGTCGACCATCACGATTGTCCCCGGCGTCAGAGCGGCGCCGCTCAAGGCCGTGCCATCCGTGGAATAGATCCGGCTTTCCGCCGTCAACCGCACCTCGAGAATCGTGCCCTGCGCATACCCCTGCGAAGGATCCAGCCGCAGTCTAAAGGCGTTGTCGTCCAATTTCTGGTCAATGGTGCCGCTGAGTTTCTGAAACATGCCGATTTCCACCAGCACGGCGTCAAAGACGCGCGCCACGTCAAACGCTTGAGGATTTTCCGCGAGCAGAAGATGGCCCAAAACCTCGACGCGGTCGTTGATGTTCAATCCGGCAAGGCCCACGGGATCACCATTGGCGTTAAAGATCGTGGCATGGCGCGTGCTGACCTCCAGGCACTCGCTCACCTCCCGCGCGCTTTGTAAAGAGCTCAGGGGGCGCACCTGCGCCGGACAGAGCAAAAACGCCTCTTCGGCGGGCGCAATTTGCGCAACCTGGCCGCTCAGACGCACCAGTTTCCCGGACCTGGGTTCGCGCAGGATATCCACGAACACCACCGGCCGCACCTTGTATTTGCCGCTATTTCCGGCCTTGACGATATGCAGTGATTTTTCGGCGTCCATGTCCAACTGCACCGCGACCTGTTCACCCTCTTCCAGACAAAACCGGTCTCGTGGGTTAAGATCGATCTTGCCGTTGGCCGGCAGGGCATTGCCGGTCAGTAAAATGGGCGGTTCGTTTTCGTCCTTGGGAACAAGCTCGATGGCGTCGATCTGCAGGCGGATTTTGTCGTAGCATCCGGCCGGCACTTCATCTTTGGTCCCCAGGTATGCCGACTCCCCGGTGAGGGACAGAAGATCGATTTCGGTGGCCGGGTTGGACGAGAAAATAACCTCCTGCCGCGCCCCGCCGAGAAGCCTGATTTCCCGGACGCTGACCCAAACTTCTTTCATCTCATCGGTCGGCGCATCGGTCAGCAGCACCGAAACACTGGCACCGCCGCCGCCCGCTCCGACCGCCACACTGTCGCCGCCCCCGCCGCCACAACCGATGAGCGACAAAGCCGTAAAAAGGCATAGCAGCATGAGGGATCTGCCTCGAGAAACCAGCGTCTGCATCGGAGAACCTCCTGAAGGGATGATCGAAGTGAAAGCATGACCAAAGCTTAGTCTTAATTCTACCCCGTACAAGAGCGGGCGGAAAAAAATCTGTTTCTTGCTTGCGTATTCATGAACTTGCCTTTAGCTCGCCCCCAATAGACCTTAGGCAGGTCGGCACGAATGAGCTAAGCTGGCGAATTCATCAAAATTCTTCATATTTCTTCCTCGAAATGATATTTTGGCGGCCATCTATTTTTCCAGAATGGGCCTTGCCGTGACAACAACCACATACGATATCAAGCGGGTGGATTCGGACTATTCCAGGGAAGATTAATTAAAGAATCGCAGAGCAGTTGGCAAAGGGGAAATGTATGACTCCGGGCAATTTTCAACAACTTTCCAATTTCATCTGGTCCGTGGCCGATTTGCTACGCGGCCCCTATCGGCCACCTCAGTATGAACGGGTCATGCTGCCGCTGACCGTGCTGCGCCGTTTCGATGCGGTGCTGGCTCCCACCAAGGAGGCGGTCCTCAAGCGCTACGAGACCTTGAAGGACAAAGACCCGCAGCTGGTGGACCGGGTGCTGAACGAGCTGGCCAAGGACGACGACGGCAAGCCGCTGGGTTTTCACAATCACAGCCAGCTTGATTTCCGCAAGCTCAAGGGCGACCCGGACAACATCGGTCGCCATCTGGTCGATTACATCAACGGTTTTTCCGAAAACATCCGCAAGATATTCGAGCGCTTCGAGTTCGAACAGGAGATTGCCAAGCTTGAAGAGGCCAACCGCCTCTATCAGGTGGTGTCGCAGTTTGCCGAAATTGATCTGCACCCCCGCCATGTGGACAACATCACCATGGGGCTGGTGTTCGAAGACCTGATCCGGCGTTTCAACGAGGCCGCCAACGAAACGGCCGGTGACCACTTCACCCCGCGCGAGGTCATCCGCCTGATGGTCAATTTGCTGCTGGAGCCTGATACCAAGGTGCTGACCCAGGAGGGGGTGATTGTCACCATCTGCGATCCGGCCTGCGGTACCGGCGGCATGCTGGCCGAAGCGCAGAACTGGATTCGTGCTCATAATGAACACGCTACCGTCAAGGTCTACGGCCAGGACTACAACCCGCGCTCCTACGCCGTCGCCGCCTCCGACCTGCTGATCAAGGGGCACCGTGACAGCCGTATCGAATACGGCAACACCCTGACCAACGATCAGTTTCCCGACATGCGCTTTGACTACCTGTTGGCCAACCCGCCCTTTGGCGTCGACTGGAAGGGAGAGAAGAAGGAGATCGACCGCTGGCCCAACTTTCGCGGCTACAACGGCAAACTGCCGCGCATCAACGACGGCGCACTGCTCTTTCTGATCCACATGATCGCCAAGTTTCAGCCGTGGCAGCCAGGCAACCGCGACAAGTCCGGCTCGCGCATCGCCATTGTTTTCAACGGCTCGCCGCTCTTCACCGGCGGCGCGGGCAGCGGTGAAAGCGAAATCCGCCGCTGGATCATCGAAAACGACTGGCTGGAAGCCATCGTCGCCCTGCCGGAGCAGATGTTCTATAACACCGGCATCGGCACCTTTGTCTGGGTGCTGAGCAACCGTAAGGAAGCACACCGCAGGGGCAAGATTCAGTTGATCGACGCCCGCGAACACTGGACGCCGATGAAGCGCAGCCTCGGCAACAAACGCCGCTGGCTGGATGAAAAGGCCATTGATGAAGTAACCCGCGAGCATGGCGCGCTGGCCGAATCGAAGACCAGCAAGCTCTTTGACAACGCCGACTTTGGCTACCGCCGCGTCACCATCCTGCGCCCGCTACGCCTGAAATTCCAACTCACCCAGGAGGCCAAGGAACGCTTCCTGGACACCTGCCCCGAACTGCTCGACGCCGTGCTGGCCATCGAAGAAGCGCTTGGCAATGAGCCGCACATTGACTGGAATGGGGTGTGGGACGAGGCGCAGAAGATCGTCAAACGCCTGCCGGATGATCAGGGCTGGGCCAAGGGGGCCAAGGGGACGGCTCAGAAAAAAGCCTTCCGCGACGCCTTCACCGAGGTCGATCCCGAAGCCGAGCCGGTAATTGCCAAAGAACACAAGAAAGTTGATCTGGATTTCGACGCGCTGTTCCCCGGCCAGGATTGGTCTCACGCGAAGGCGCGAAGCCGCGAAGATATTGAGGAGCTGTTGGGACTGAATCCGGCGGGCAAGGGCAAGTTAGTCGAGTATGAGGCCGACTCTAACCTGAAGGACTTTGAAAACATCCCCCTCAAGGAAGATATCGTCAGCTATGTGCTGCGCGAGGTCCGGCCCTACGTGGCCGACGCCTGGATCGACCGCGAAACGCTCGACGAGCAGGATGGCGGCATCGGCAAGGTGGGGTACGAGATCAACTTCAACCGCGAGTTCTTCCAGTACCAACCACCGCGCCCGCTGGCCGAGATCGACGCCGAACTGAAGGCGGTGGAGAAGCGGATTATGGAGCTCCTGCGGGAGGTGACAGAGTGAACGGACTGCTTGGCGAAATCCGTGACCTGATTCAGTCCGCCCGCCGGGCGGTGGTGCATTCTGTTGATCTTATCCAGGTTCTTACCAACTTCGAGATTGGTCGACGCATCGTCGAGCATGAACAGGGCGGTGAAATACGGGCAGAGTATGGCAAAGCATTGCTGAAGGAGCTCTCTACTGCCCTGACGGCGGAGTTCGGAAGCGGCTTTTCCAAGCGCAACCTAGAGTACATGCGACAATTTTATCTGCTTTATCAAAACCGCTCAATAGCGCGGACAGCGCCTGCGCAATTGCCCTTGAAAGATCAAACAGCTTGTGACTTTTTGCAAAAATCCCAGACGCCACCAGGGAAATCAATTGCTACGAAGAATACGCAGACAGTGTCTGCACAATTTACCTTGAGCTGGTCCAGCTATATTTTCCTGATGGGCATCAAGGATGCCGGCGAGCGGAGCTTTTACGAGATCGAGGCCACCAGCCAGGGCTGGTCGCTAAGGGAACTCAAGCGCCAGTTTAACTCCGGCCTGTACGAGCGCCTCGCCCTCAGTCGGGACAAAAGGGGGGTAAAGAAGCTCGCCGCCGAAGGGCAGCTCGTCGCCCGGCCTGAAGACCTGCTCAAGGAACCCTATGTCCTTGAGTTCCTCGGCCTCGATGAAAAGGTGA
Coding sequences within it:
- the yedF gene encoding sulfurtransferase-like selenium metabolism protein YedF, with amino-acid sequence MQSLDCRQQKCPHPVIETRKLILASSGGPLEVLVGDETARDNVTRFAESQGYGVSVAPAEGGFALRLTPGAKPASDAPEPAVTGRTLVYIAADVMGSGSDELGHILLKNFLFTLAELESRPDALFFVNAGVKLVCKNSEVRETLEKLACEGVDIAACGLCLEYFHLKDQVAVGRVTNMLDIVTSLSQAGRIIRP
- a CDS encoding peptidylprolyl isomerase codes for the protein MDINRLRVAVLGILCLFLSALGGGAALAAEGLIAKVGDVEVSEFDLAATVQRKMPMQVSFHGKIAPEKIEEIRRQALEDLIAQAYQVNWARENRVSVSEEELAAAVKPLLGRYPSEQAMREAVGDKVFGDFRALMFRKLLADKARTQAVDAKVAVDEAQVKAHYEENQARYFRPRQFRASHILIKVDPSASAEERQAREQRAAELLEQARGGADFYNLAYHNSDDRTRYVGGDLGYFHEGQVVPEFETVILAMEPGQISELVRTRFGFHIIRLVEVNEPRQLSYEEVRERIRERLEKEQQERLMDAWMAELRERYPLKRLDGAAPIRE
- a CDS encoding DUF3597 domain-containing protein, producing the protein MSLFGKILEKLGFSRPVVQAAPAAQPASAAPSAPATPAAPAAVTVVDVMAKLEGMAAASREKLNWKVSIVDLLKLLGLDSSLAARKELATELGCPAAKMGDSAQMNMWLHKTVLQKLAENGGNIPKELLG
- a CDS encoding DUF937 domain-containing protein — encoded protein: MDLLEQLLGAQGGALPRQVAGKFGLDEAQARQAMAQLLPALSQGRRKNAAAPGGLDALLEALQSGNHQRYVDNPQEIERPETIENGNGILGHILGSKDVSRQVATRASEKTGLDPGILKKMLPIVAAMAMGALSKQAASSGALSQGRMGAAPGGRGADSLLSLLDFNKDGSIADDLLGLAKKFFK
- a CDS encoding DUF4382 domain-containing protein, whose translation is MQTLVSRGRSLMLLCLFTALSLIGCGGGGGDSVAVGAGGGGASVSVLLTDAPTDEMKEVWVSVREIRLLGGARQEVIFSSNPATEIDLLSLTGESAYLGTKDEVPAGCYDKIRLQIDAIELVPKDENEPPILLTGNALPANGKIDLNPRDRFCLEEGEQVAVQLDMDAEKSLHIVKAGNSGKYKVRPVVFVDILREPRSGKLVRLSGQVAQIAPAEEAFLLCPAQVRPLSSLQSAREVSECLEVSTRHATIFNANGDPVGLAGLNINDRVEVLGHLLLAENPQAFDVARVFDAVLVEIGMFQKLSGTIDQKLDDNAFRLRLDPSQGYAQGTILEVRLTAESRIYSTDGTALSGAALTPGTIVMVDGILDPTLGVLKTALVVVRADAGQNRIQGVVTAISTAGLTVRDNEGAEHPALFTPWSNVYRLQVVEGSFQMLPSSPAAIRVGDEVTLFVSHPGLVQDVFLLN
- a CDS encoding type I restriction-modification system subunit M, which gives rise to MTPGNFQQLSNFIWSVADLLRGPYRPPQYERVMLPLTVLRRFDAVLAPTKEAVLKRYETLKDKDPQLVDRVLNELAKDDDGKPLGFHNHSQLDFRKLKGDPDNIGRHLVDYINGFSENIRKIFERFEFEQEIAKLEEANRLYQVVSQFAEIDLHPRHVDNITMGLVFEDLIRRFNEAANETAGDHFTPREVIRLMVNLLLEPDTKVLTQEGVIVTICDPACGTGGMLAEAQNWIRAHNEHATVKVYGQDYNPRSYAVAASDLLIKGHRDSRIEYGNTLTNDQFPDMRFDYLLANPPFGVDWKGEKKEIDRWPNFRGYNGKLPRINDGALLFLIHMIAKFQPWQPGNRDKSGSRIAIVFNGSPLFTGGAGSGESEIRRWIIENDWLEAIVALPEQMFYNTGIGTFVWVLSNRKEAHRRGKIQLIDAREHWTPMKRSLGNKRRWLDEKAIDEVTREHGALAESKTSKLFDNADFGYRRVTILRPLRLKFQLTQEAKERFLDTCPELLDAVLAIEEALGNEPHIDWNGVWDEAQKIVKRLPDDQGWAKGAKGTAQKKAFRDAFTEVDPEAEPVIAKEHKKVDLDFDALFPGQDWSHAKARSREDIEELLGLNPAGKGKLVEYEADSNLKDFENIPLKEDIVSYVLREVRPYVADAWIDRETLDEQDGGIGKVGYEINFNREFFQYQPPRPLAEIDAELKAVEKRIMELLREVTE
- a CDS encoding PDDEXK nuclease domain-containing protein; its protein translation is MNGLLGEIRDLIQSARRAVVHSVDLIQVLTNFEIGRRIVEHEQGGEIRAEYGKALLKELSTALTAEFGSGFSKRNLEYMRQFYLLYQNRSIARTAPAQLPLKDQTACDFLQKSQTPPGKSIATKNTQTVSAQFTLSWSSYIFLMGIKDAGERSFYEIEATSQGWSLRELKRQFNSGLYERLALSRDKRGVKKLAAEGQLVARPEDLLKEPYVLEFLGLDEKVKYSEFDLESAIIDKLEHFLLELGKGFLFEARQKRFTFDEEHFFVDLVFYNRLLRCYVLIDLKIGKLGHGDLGQMQMYVNYFDRFVKLEDELPTVGIVLCKKKHDALVEITLPKDANIHAREYQLYLPDKELLRRKLAEWSEEVGG